AAAATATGCTGCTGGGAACAGAGATTTTAGAAAAGTTGATCTGAATGAAGCTGATTTAGGTGGAATCAATTTAAGTGGAGCCGATCTGAGGGGAAGCAGGATGGACGAAATTTGTCTGGAATGCGCTAATTTGAGTGGCGCTAACTTGGCTAATGTCCATATGTCTATGATTATCTTGGAAAAGGCTGATCTGAGTGGTGCCGACCTGAGTGGTGCTAATTTGATGCTAGGCATTCTCTTGAATGCTAATCTCAATGGAGCTAATTTGAGTGGAGCTAATTTAACTGGTACAGACTTGAGAAATGCTAATCTGAAAAATTCCAATTTGACTGGTACTAACTTTGAAGGTGCTACTATCGAAGGCGCTCACTTGAGTGGTGCAATATTTTGTAACACTATTATGCCGGATGGAAGTATTCAGAACGACAGTTGTTGAGGATGTAATATCAACTAAAAATGGACTAACTAAGCTGAAGACATCAATAGTGCAATCGCTCCTAACTCATAACTTGAGCAGACGTGATTTAGAGATGCGATCGCCTAGTATTCTGGATGTGGCAATAATCGACGCTGGAGTATTCTTTACTATATCCGTCGAATAAATGCAAAATTTAAAATCCACATGACTGAGGAATTAGAAAGAGCCGATAATGATTCACCGTGGAAAGAAATATTAGAAGCATACTTTCCCCAAGCCATGCATTTTTTCTTCCCAGAAACAGCCAGATTAATTAACTGGGAACGTCCCCATGAATTTCTTGATAAGGAGTTTCAGCAAATAGCCCGTGATGCCGAACAGGGAAGAAGATATGCAGATAAATTAGTTAAAGTTTGGCAAATTCAAGGAGAAGAAATTTGGCTGTTAATTCATGTAGAAATTCAAGCCAAATCTGAAGAAACCTTTGCAGAAAGAATGTTTTCTTACAACCTGCGAATATTTGATAAATTTGGCAAACCAGCAATTAGCTTGGCGATTTTGTGCGATGCTGACCCAAATTGGCGACCAAATCAATACAATTACAATTATCCCGATACCAGGCTAAATTTTGAATTTGGCACCGTCAAGCTTCTCGATTATCAAAACCGTTGGGCAGAGTTAGAAGCCAGCGATAACCCATTTGCGACGGTTGTCATGGCAAATTTGAAGACGCAACAGACGAATAAAAAACCAGGAGAACGGAAAACTTGGAAATTTAGCTTAATCCGGCGATTATACGAACAAGGACTGCAAGAAAAAGATATTCGTAACCTCTACCGATTTATTGATTGGGTTATGATTTTACCAAAAGCATTGGAAGCAGAGTTTTGGCAAGAATTTAAGCAGTTTGAGCAGGAGCGTACTATGAGCTATGTAACAACTGGCGAACGTATTGGCTACGAACGGGGACAACAGGAACAAGCGCAAAGTTTCGTCCTAAGGTTACTAAAAAGACGGGTGGGAGAGTTACCTGAAGAAGCTCAAGAACGCCTTCAAGCCCTTTCCTTAGCTCAATTAGAAGCACTTGGTGAGGCTTTGTTAGATTTCACAGGAATAGAGAATTTACTTAGCTGGTTGGAAGCAAATCCTGCTGAGTAGGATTTTTGATTGTGGGAATGGTTTTAGAGGCTGAGTATGACTGCTGAGGAATTGTTGCAACGATATGCTGCTGGGGAAAGAGATTTTACAGGAGTTAAACTCTCAAGAGTTCGCTTGCTGGATGTGAATCTTAGCAGGGCTATTTTAAGGGAAGCCGATCTTAGCAACGCTAGCCTGGATTGGACTATTCTCACTTATGCCGACTTGAGCCATGCCAACTTGAGGGGAGCACGTCTCGGCGAAGCAAGTTTGAATGGAGCGAACCTGGAAGGGGCTGATTTGAGTGGAGTTGTTTGCGGTCAAACTGGTTTCTTTGATGCTAATCTCAGCCATGCCAACTTAAGAAGAGCTATTTTGACGGAAACATCTTTCGATGATGCTAACCTGAGCTACGCTGATTTTAGAGGAGCCAGTGATTTTAGGATCTATGCTTGCAAGGGAGCTATCTTCCACGAAACTATCATGCCTGATGGAAGTATCCGAAGTAATAGTAGCTGAACAAAAAGTGCGATCGCTCATCGCTCGTAATTTGAGTTAACTTGAAAATATTCCAGAACATCAGCTGCGATCGCTTCATTGCCATCTTTAGCAATTGGTTGGGATAGCTTTGGTTGCAGGAGAGGTTGATGCAGAAAATCCCAATTACCTTGAAAAAACTCAGATGGGCTGAGAATTTGGTGCTGATTATAATTAGTCAACCCTTCGATTAAAAAAGCTGCTTCTGCAAAGCCTTCACGGGTAACAGTAACAAGCGGTACTTGCAAACGAGTAGCTTCCGCAAAAGTACCGTAACCAGGTTTAGACACAACTCGCCCGCAAATCGGCATAAAGTCTACAGGGCGGTAATTGCGGTCAGTAATTTTCACTAAATTAGGTAAATCTGGGGCAGATTGATCGAATACGATAAATTGCCAATCGGAAAAATGGTGCAGGTTATCATAGGGAAGCTGCTGTAAACCCAAACCGCCGAAAGTCAGCAGAATAGTTTTGTCGAGAGGTGCGGTAATTCCCCAACGCGATCGCAAATCATCAGCAGCGTAGCGGGGCGAACCACCTGTTAAGCCTACATCTATAATATTGGTGAAAGCTGACATCGGTTCGTGGAAAGGAAGACGATATAGGCGATCGCTTTTTGAATAACAATCGCTAATCCAGTCAGCAACTTCCAAAAATTCTCCACCCCAATCTCGATAGATAAGATCCCAGCCGAAATTACTAATTGACCAGCAGGGAATATTGGCGGCTTTGGCAATTAGAGAAGCCAGAAAGGGAATATCTGCCAAAATTAGATGAACGCGGTTTTGCCGAATAAAATTGACTTCCGAAGCAATTAAAGAATGCTGATTTTTCTTAATTTCCAGTAACTTTGCTAAAGTAGCTGCTTTATCCATTGTCAAGCTATCTGCTTGCACTACACCCAAATCATAAGCCCTAGGGCGATGGATAAAATCGCCTTTGATATAGCACTCTAGTAACCAACGTGGTGCAGTAGTCACCATAATTAACAGAACTTCGGGACACAACTTTTGAATAGTTGCGGCGACTGAAGCCATGCGCGAAGCATGACCAAAACCGTGGTTAGTAATGGCTATGTATAAAATAGGGCGTTCCATCATAGATAATAGAGCATAGCAACAGGCCACAATCAATTTACCGGGTCTTGGTAACTTTTGGTGAGGATTTGAGAAAGTTACTTGAGAAGGTAATGCGATCGCTGTGATTTAGTAGTTATGGTTGGTTTAGTACGTTACGGCAAAATCATCTCGTCTACTTTGTTTGAGTCCGTTAAAAAAACTCCAGTTCTCAAAATGGTTTGGTTAGTTTAACGATCGCAAGACAACCTATTTAATATTTCTTTTATAAATAGTTTCTAAAACCTGTGTTTAAAGTAGGTTATCATCAAGGAGAATTCAGGTGTCATATATAAAATATCGGTATTGCTATTCCGCAAGCAAAAATAGCAGAAATATTTTTGCGATTTTAACAAGGCGATCGCAAGCGCCGTTAGACACAAATAACAGCATTACAACTGGTTATTAAGCGTCCATTAATTAATTTTATGGACAAAGGAGTGTCCTCTAAGTAACCTTCACTAGTTGCGTATACCAAGACGCTGTGGCTTTTCTCAGTTTTCATAACAGTAAGATCGGGCTTTGCAGCCACTAATAGCTCAGGACGATACTAAAATTAAAAGGGGTTATAGTAATTGCTGTTTCGGCTAGCGTTTTTGATTGCGATCGCTAATTCTAGTCAAGAAGTTGGTTGTGACGGTTTTCTACCCAAACCTGTTCGGTAAGTAAATATTGAAGAGAACTGAAACATGCGTTTAGGTTGGGAATGGGTCGATCGAGAAAACAAGCGGAAGAATTCACTTCCCACTTCAGACTTAGTACTGCCAACTACCCTGATAGTTATTTCTAGTGAGGCGGTTTCCCGCTTCATAGATTTGGCAGTAATTTACCATATGCAAGCTATTGTCAATCAAAGCTACTAGACTGGAAGATAGAGATTGTATTTGTCAGTGTCTATCAAGTTACCAAAGAATATAAAAAACAAATTTTTCATTTTTTAAACATTTTTTAGAGGTATTAATGAGTGATAATCCTACTAACCAAGGTGTCATCTTAATCGTAGATGATAATCCTACGAATTTAGAATTATTGCTCGATTTTCTCGAAGAATCAGGGTTTAAAGTTTTAGTAGCTGAAGATGGTATAAGTGCAGTCGAGATGGCAGAATATGCCGCACCTGACTTAATTTTGTTAGATGTTTTGATGCCAGAAATTGATGGCTTTGAAACTTGCCGCAGGTTGAAAAATAATCCTGCGACTCACAATATCCCGGTCATTTTCTTAACTGCGCTTGCAGACAAAGTTGATAAAGTTACTGGGTTGAATTTGGGAGCAGTCGATTACATCACTAAACCATTAGCACATGACGAGGTTTTAGCTCGCGTTAAAATTCACCTGCGGATGCAAAATCTCACAAAGAAACTCACCGAGCAAAATGAACGTTTAGAAGCGGAAATATCGGAACGCAAGCAAGCAGAACAGAAAATTCTCGAACAAGCAGCTTTGTTAGATATTACCACAGATGCAATTATTGTCCAAGATTTGCATAATCAAATCCGATTTTGGAATCAAGGATCGGAACATTTGTATGGTTGGAATCAAGAAGAAGCACTCGCTAGAAATGCTAATAAACTGCTTTATAAACCAGAGACATTATATCAACTAGAAGAGATTCAAGAAAGTTTAATGCACTGTGGTCTGTGGCAAGGCGATTTACATCAGATTACGAAAGCAGGCAAAGAAATTATTGTTTCTAGTCGTTGGACGGTGATGCCAGATTTGGAAGGACAACCCAAATCGATATTAATTGTTAATACTGATATTACCGAAAAAAAACAACTCGAATCGCAGTTTCTCCGTGCACAAAGGATGGAGAGTATTGGGACTTTAGCGAGTGGGATTGCGCACGACTTAAATAATGCGCTCACACCCATGTTGATGATAGTTCAACTCTTAGAAATAAAACTTGCAGATGAAAACAGCAAACAATGGCTAGCAATACTAGAAACAAATATTAAACGCGCAGCAGATTTAGTCAAACACGTACTATGTTTTTCCAGAGGATTGGAAGGTAAGTTCAGCACCTTACAGATACAGGATGTAATTTTAGAAGTTGAACAAATTATTAAACAGACATTTTCCAAATCTATTACAATCAATGTTGACATCCCCAAGCAAAGCCTGTGGAGTATTTCAGGTGATGCTAATCAGCTGCATCAAGTGCTATTGAACCTTTGTATTAATGCTCGCGATGCCATGCCAGATGGCGGTATGCTGAATATTGCTGCGAAAAAT
The genomic region above belongs to Calothrix sp. NIES-2098 and contains:
- a CDS encoding pentapeptide repeat protein — its product is MNREELVRKYAAGNRDFRKVDLNEADLGGINLSGADLRGSRMDEICLECANLSGANLANVHMSMIILEKADLSGADLSGANLMLGILLNANLNGANLSGANLTGTDLRNANLKNSNLTGTNFEGATIEGAHLSGAIFCNTIMPDGSIQNDSC
- a CDS encoding pentapeptide repeat protein, yielding MTAEELLQRYAAGERDFTGVKLSRVRLLDVNLSRAILREADLSNASLDWTILTYADLSHANLRGARLGEASLNGANLEGADLSGVVCGQTGFFDANLSHANLRRAILTETSFDDANLSYADFRGASDFRIYACKGAIFHETIMPDGSIRSNSS
- a CDS encoding multi-sensor hybrid histidine kinase — encoded protein: MSDNPTNQGVILIVDDNPTNLELLLDFLEESGFKVLVAEDGISAVEMAEYAAPDLILLDVLMPEIDGFETCRRLKNNPATHNIPVIFLTALADKVDKVTGLNLGAVDYITKPLAHDEVLARVKIHLRMQNLTKKLTEQNERLEAEISERKQAEQKILEQAALLDITTDAIIVQDLHNQIRFWNQGSEHLYGWNQEEALARNANKLLYKPETLYQLEEIQESLMHCGLWQGDLHQITKAGKEIIVSSRWTVMPDLEGQPKSILIVNTDITEKKQLESQFLRAQRMESIGTLASGIAHDLNNALTPMLMIVQLLEIKLADENSKQWLAILETNIKRAADLVKHVLCFSRGLEGKFSTLQIQDVILEVEQIIKQTFSKSITINVDIPKQSLWSISGDANQLHQVLLNLCINARDAMPDGGMLNIAAKNVWIDSECVRRNIDAQVGPYVMLTVSDTGKGISKEIIDRIFEPFFTTKDVGQGTGLGLSTVIGIVKSHNGFVKVVSEVGKGTEFQIYLLAAQTNESEDALTEYDDFPTGNGELILVVDDEESIREITKTALEKNAYKVLVAKDGIEAVALYTKHKAEISVVLIDMMMPSMDGPMAIRVLKKINPEVKIVVVSGLTSNHELIANLDDSITTFLPKPYTSQELLKNLQVVLHAG